CGGTAGTGGGAATGCCGACCTCATCGGCCCCGCCGTACGCGTCTTCGAAACGGAGGTCATCGCTCGTGTTGACGCGCGCGCATGAGGAACGAGCGATTGCTCTCGCTTCGTGCGACGATGACGGCAGAATCTCGTACGATCCCGTCGCCGTTCCCTTTGCCGACGGCGGCATCGTCCGCGAGGCGCTGCACGACGAGTTGATCGCGGCTCCGGCCGGAACGCTCCAAATGATGCTCCCGAAGCGTTCTCCGTTGACCGCGATCGGTCCGATCGCTCAAAGGAATACGCTCGCGGTGGCGCTGCCTGCGGGATACACGCGCTTGTTGCTTCCGGCCTATGCTGCGCGGCGCAATGCGCCGCCGCTGCCGCTCTTCGGCTATACGTTCGCGTGCGCTATCGGCGACTGCCTGTACGTTGCCGCGATGCGGACCGACGAGAGTGAAGATTGGCAGCCCCGTTCGTTTCGGGCCGGCGAGCTAGAGAGTATCATCGAGCGAAGAGTAGCCCGGGAGCCGCAGAATCGCGTCCTGCGGCAGGTCGCGCTCTGCTCGCAAGCCTACGGCTGTTTCACGGCACAGAACGTTTTCTTGGCGCGTGGAGAAGCGGCGTTACCGGTTTCGCCAAAATGCAACGCACGCTGCATCGGCTGTATCTCGGAGCAAGAGCGTGACGCCGACTTGCCGTCACCGCAAGTACGAATCGCCGATGAAGCCACGGCCGGCGAGCTGGCGGCGGTTGCAATCGCGCATTTGGAACGGGTGAGCGACGGAATCGTCTCCTTCGGTCAAGGTTGCGAGGGAGAGCCGCTGCTTCGATCGATCACGATCGCACGGGCGATTGAAAAAATTCGCAGCAGACTTCAGAACGGCACGATTAACCTTAACAGCAATGGCAGCCAGCCCGCCGCGCTCGAGCGATGCATCGAAGCGGGCCTGCAGGCCGTGCGTGTGAGCCTTAACTCGTTTCGACGGTCCGTCTACGCGGCGTATTACCGGCCGGCCGGCTACGATCTCGATGATGTTTTCGGCTCGATTCAACTCGCGCTGCGCCGCGGCTTGCGCGTCAGCTTGAATCTACTGACGCATCCGGGGGTCACCGACGACGCGGAGGAAATGGCCGCCATGGAGCGATTTTTGCGCGACTCGCCGGTTTCAATGGTCCAGACGCGAACGCTGAACATCGATCCCGCGCTCTACTTCGGCTCCGTCGGGCGGCCCCGCGCACCCATAGGTATGCGCCGCGCGCTCGAGCGCATCCGAGAGTTCGCGCAAGTAGGAAACTTCACGCACACGCATTAGAACGCTAGACTCCCAGCGGATATGCTTCCTCGCCGTGAAGGTGAACGTCGAGGCCCCGCTCTTCGGCGACCTCATCGACCTTAACTCGCGTGACGAGATTGATCAGCCAGAGCATCGCATAGGTGAAGATGAAGGCCCAAGCACTGCAGACCAGCGCGGCAGTGAACTGCTTGCCCAAAAACGCCGGATCACCCCGAAGCAATCCGTCCGCGCCGCTCGGATTCCACAATGTCGATGCGAAGACACCGAGCAGCACGATGCCGAGAAACCCGCCGACGCCGTGTACTCCCCAGACGTCCAGAGCATCGTCCCATCCGAGCATATTCTTGAGGGCGACGGCGTAATAGCAGACGACGCCTGCCGCGATGCCGACGATGACGGCGGTCGTGGGCGAAACGTATCCCGCACAAGGCGTGATGGTGGCAAGCCCCGCAACCGCACCGGTAAGTAAACCGATGAATTTCGGCTGCCGTCCGCGGGCCCATTCGACCAGAAGCCATGTGATCGCCGCAAACGAAGCGGCAATATCCGTATTGAGAAAAGCGGACGCCGTTACCGCGTCCACGCGAAGCTCGGACCCTGCGTTGAATCCATACCAACCAAACCACAGCAGACCGGTCCCGAGCGCAATGAGTGGTACGTTGTGAGGTTTGTTTTCGACCAGCCGGCGCCGGCCGACGTAGAGCACCGATGCAAGTGCCGCGAAACCCGCCGATGCGTGGACGACGATGCCGCCGGCGAAATCGAGGCAACCCCATTTCGCCAAAATACCGTCCGGACTCCACAACATGTGGACGAAGGGAAAGTATACGAAGATGAGCCACCCGGTCAAGAACCAGAAATAAGCTTTGAAGGTGACGCGGTTTGCGAATGCGCCCGTGATCAGCGCCGGCGTAATAATCGCAAACATCATCTGATAGGCGATGTGGACGACGAGCGGAATCCCGGCATCGTTTCCCGTGAACATCGTATGGAGCGTTACGCCGCGTAAGAATGCGTACGTCGCGGGATTGCCGATGATGCCGTGCCAATCGGGGCCGAAGCTTTCCGAATAGCCGAAGGCGAACCACAGAACCGTCGTCCACCCAAGCGACATGAAGCTCTGCATCATAATCGTCAGCACGTTCTTGCGCTGTACCAAACCGCCGTAAAAGAAGGCTAGTCCGGGCGTCATGAGCATGACCAGGCTCGCGCAAAGCAGCATAAAGCCCGTATTGCCGATGTTGACGGGCATCGTCGCAGTATTCATACCGAGCGCGTTAGGCGGAGGCTATATTTTTCCCGCCAACGTGGAGCGCAGCTTAGTTCATAAAGGAGAGCCCGGCTCCGATATAGTGCTGCTTTTGGCCGTTGACAAGCGTCGGCGAGAACCCATACTCGGTGTCGAACTCAAGGTGAGAGCCGAAGACGCGCTGGTAGACGAAATCGATGAGGCTCTTCGACCCCAAGTTCGGACCGGCGGCCGAGTAGTAGGCGTATTCGGCCGAAATTTGCGAGGGGCCGCCCGGGAGGGCGGCGCTCAGCTCGACGCTCGGAATGAAAGCAAAATACGATTGCGCGAGGCCTGTCGCATTCGGTCCGCTCAGCGCGTTGAAACTCAACGTTCCGGCCAGACTGAACTCCGGACTGATCGTATAGCCCCCATCGAGATCGCCCGTAAATTCAGCGTTGCCCGCAGTGAAGGCTTTGCTGCCCGTTGGATAGGTAATCGCTGCATACAGGCCCCAATCCGCCGCCGAGCTATAACCGAGCTCGTACTTCGCGGCCAAACTGACGTCGCCCCAACCGGTGACGGCCGGCGTTCCGACCGAGGACGTTTCGTGGCTTGGTAGTCCGAACTCGACATCGAAATGCGGATCCGCGGTGCCTACCCGTACCAACGCCTGGGGGTAGACGGCGCTGCTTCCGCCGCCAACTCCGCTCGTCGTTGTGTTCGTATAGCCGGTTTCCACGTCGAAATGTCCGGGTCGTACCGTACAGACGCCGGTTGAGACGGTCGGACGATTCACGATCGAGAGTATCGAACCGCATGGATCGCTGGGCGCGGTGGGTGAGGGCGATGGGCTTGGCACGGGCGACGACGGCGAAAGAGCCGCACCCGCGAGCGCGCGACTGGGGAGACTTGCGAGGCCGCATATCAGAGCGGCGACCGCAACGATCGCGGTACGTACCATAACTCCATAACTATAGAATGAAGTGTCGCGAACGAGCAGCCGTCTCTTGGATGATCCGAACGGCTATCCGTCCGGATCATCCGTTTGGCGGATAGCGCGTTCCTCGCGCGTTCGCTATGCTCGATGCGTGCTAGTAGAAGTCGGCGTCATCCTGCTGACAATCGTGGGCTTTATCCTCCTCAACCTCTATGTCGTAGGTTGCGAGAAAGTATAATCGTGGGCTTTGACGACGCCGTAGGGCTCCTGCTCACGGTCCTTGGGTTGAGCTACCTGGTCTTCGCCATGTTGCGCCCGGAAAGGTTCTGATGAGCGCCGTCGGCTGGGTGCAGGCTATCGTCTTTTTTGCGATCGTGGTGGCGTTGACCAAACCGCTCGGCGCGTACATGGCGCGCGTTTTCGAGGGTCAGCGTACCTGGCTGAGCCCCGCTTTGGTGCCAGTCGAGAGGCTGGCGTACCGGTTATGCGGGGTGCGCGAAAACGAAGAGATGACGTGGTACGCGTATGCGCTGTCGATGCTGGCGTTTTCGTTGGTAAGCCTAGCCTATCTCTACGTTCTGTTGCGGACGCAAAAGTGGTTGCCTTTCAATCCGGCCCACGTGGATAACATGGCGCCTGATTTGGCCTGGAACACCGCCGTCAGTTTCACGACGAATACGAACTGGCAGTTCTATTCCGGTGAGACGGCGATGAGTTATCTCGCCCAAATGGCCGGCCTTGCATGGCACAATTTCGTTTCGGCCGCCGTGGGCATCGCGATCGCCGTTGCCGTCGTGCGCGGTTTGGTGCGAACCAGCGTGAAGACGTTGGGTAACTTCTGGGTCGATCTCACGCGTTGCTCGCTCTATATCCTGCTGCCAATTTCGATCGTGGTCGCAATCGTTCTCGTGTCGCAGGGTATGCCGCAAAACTTTCATGGTTATGCGAGCGTGAAGTCGATCGAGGGCTTCGCCCAGACGATAACGCAAGGTCCGATTGCCTCGCAAGAGGTGATCAAAGAACTCGGCACCAATGGCGGCGGTTTCGTCAACGCGAACTCGGCCTCGCCGAGTGAGAATCCCACTCCGCTGAGCAATTTCATCGAGATGTTGCTCATCTTTGCGCTCGGTGCCGGGCTTACGTCGATGTACGGCACAATGGTCAAAGACGCACGCCAGGGCTGGGCGATCTTCAGCGCAATGGCGATACTGTTTTTCGCGGGTTTTACCGTCGCCTATTGGGCGGAGGCAGCGGGGAACCCGATCGTTCATCATTTAGGCGTCGCTGGAGCAAACATGGAAGGCAAGGAGTGCCGCTTCGGCATCCCGGCCTCGGCGCTCTTTGCGACCGTGACCACCGACACGTCGTGTGGCGCGGTCAACTCCGTGCACGACTCGTTCACGGCGCTCGGCGGTTTGATTCCGCTCGTCAACATGCAGCTCGGTGAAGTCGTCTTCGGCGGCGTCGGCAGCGGGCTCTACGGCATGATCGTCTTCGTGGTGTTGACGGTCTTCATCGCCGGATTGATGGTTGGACGGACTCCCGAGCTCATGGGCAAGAAGGTGGAACGCCGAGAGGTGCAGTTCGCGATTCTGGCGGCCTTGGTCACGCCGGTGCTTTCGTTGGTGCCGACGTCGGTTGCGGCGATGCTTCCAGCGGGATTGGCAACGCTCAATAATGCCGGTCCGCATGGCTTTTCGGAGATCCTCTACGCCTTCACTTCTACCAACGCCAACAATGGGTCCGCCTTTGCGGGCTTGGGCGCGAACTTATTCTATAATCTCCTGACGGGCGTCAATATGATGTTCGGACGCTTTGCCGTCGCCATTCCCGCGCTCGCGCTGGCGGGCGCCCTGGCAGGCAAAACCGCGGTGCCCGAGAGTGCCGGGACGTTTTCAACCCGCTCCCCCATCTTCGTTGCGCTGCTGATCGGCGTGATCGTGATCGTCGGCGCGCTGACGTTTCTCCCCGCCGATTCGCTTGGACCGATCGTGGAGCATCTGCTCATGCTGCGAGGGCAAACCTATTAGCACGTCATCGCGGGTTTCTCGATGTTAACTCGAAGGCGGCTCGAGCGGCGTCCGAAAGCGCGTTCGCTCTTCGATCGCGCCATCGTCACGCGTGCCTTCCGGGACTCTTTGCGGAAGCTGGATCCGCGGTGGCAGGCTCGCAATCCGGTGATGTTCGTCGTTGAAGTCGGAGCGGCCGCGACGACGGTCTTTTTTCTTCGCGACTTGCTGCACCGCCAGGCGTCGCCGGGATTCGATTTTGCGATCGCCGCATGGCTCTGGTTTACGGTACTCTTTGCCAACTTCGCCGAAGCCGTCGCCGAGGGGCGAGGAAAGGCGCAAGCCGATAATCTGCGACGGACGAAGTCCGATACGTACGCTCGATTGTTGCGCGACTACGGCAGCGAGGAGCGAATCAGCTCCACCGCGCTGCGCAAAGGCGATCGTTACGTCGTGGAAAGCGGCGAAGTCATTCCGGCCGACGGCGAGGTGCTCGAAGGGGCGGCCACCGTCGACGAGTCGGCCATTACCGGCGAATCGGCGCCCGTCATTCGCGAATCGGGCGGTGATCGCAGCGCGGTCACCGGCGGTACGCGCGTTCTCTCCGATCGGATCGTCGTTCGCGTCACGGCAAACCCCGGTGAAAGCTTTCTCGATCGAATGATCCGTCTCGTGGAAGGTGCGCAGCGGCAGAAGACGCCCAACGAAATCGCGCTTTCGATCCTGCTCTCCGGGCTGACGATCATCTTTTTGATCGCGGTGGCGACGTTGGCACCGTTTTCCATCTATGCGGGATCGCATCAAAGCGTCACCGTTTTGATCGCGCTGTTGGTCTGTCTGATTCCGACCACAATCGGCGGTTTGCTTTCGGCGATCGGCATCGCCGGGATGGATCGCGTCATGCAGCGCAACGTTTTGGCGATGAGCGGTCGCGCGGTCGAAGCAGCGGGAGACGTGGACACGCTCTTACTCGACAAGACCGGAACGATCACGCTGGGCAACCGCCAAGCCGTCGAAATCATCACCGCCGCGGGGATTGATGCAAGAGACGCCGCGCGAATCGCCTATCTCTCATCGCTTGCCGACGAGACTCCGGAGGGCCGTTCGATCGTTGCGCTGGCGCAACAGGTAGGCGCGCGCGACGGCGATGCGCCCCAGGGATCGGTCTCCGTTCCGTTCAGCGCGTACACCCGAATGAGCGGACTCGATCTCGCCGATGGAAGCAGGATTCGCAAAGGTGCGCCCGACTCGGTGCTGACCTGGGTGCGAGATGCCGGCGGCACGCCGACGGCGGAACTCGCGCCCATCATCGAGCGCATCGCGCGCAGCGGCGGAACGCCGCTCTTGCTTGCCCGCAACACTCTCGTTGTCGGCGTCATCTACCTCAAGGACATTCTCAAGCCGAACATGACCGAGCGTTTCGGCCGGCTGCGCGCGATGGGAATCCGCACCGTCATGATCACCGGCGACAATCCTCTGACGGCGGCTACGATCGCGAAGGAAGCCGGCGTTGACGATTTTCTGGCGGAAGCAACGCCTGAAACGAAAATGGAGCTGATCAAGCGCGAGCAGAACTCCGGTCGGCTCGTCGCGATGACCGGCGACGGGACGAACGACGCTCCGGCCCTGGCGCAATCGGATGTCGGCGTTGCGATGAACTCCGGAACGCAAGCCGCCAAAGAAGCGGCGAACATGGTCGACCTCGACTCCGATCCGACAAAACTGATTGAGATTGTGGAGATCGGCAAGCAGCTGCTGATGACGCGCGGCGCGCTGACGACGTTCTCGATTGCCAACGACGTGGCCAAGTATTTCGCGATCTTGCCGGCCATGTTCGCGATCGCCTATCCGGCAATGAACGTACTCAACATCATGCGATTGAGCACGCCGCAGAGCGCGATACTCTCGGCCGTAATCTTCAACGCGTTGATTATCGTCGCGTTGATCCCGCTGGCGCTTCGAGGCATTCGCTACGAGCCCAAGGGCGCGAACCGCGTGCTCTTCGAGAACGTCATGCTCTACGGCGTGGGAGGGATCATCGTGCCGTTCATCGGCATCAAACTCATCGACCTGATCTTGACCGCGTTTCATCTGACATGATCCGCCACCTCGGTACCTCGCTTCGCTTCACGGTACTTTCGGTCGTGTTATTGGGACTGATCTACCCTCTGGTGATGACAGGCATCGCGCAAGCCCTCTTCCCATGGCAAGCGAACGGGTCGATGGTGACGATCAACGGCAAACTCGTCGGCTCGGCAATCATCGGGCAACGATGGACAAACCCGCGTTACTTTCACGGGCGGCCCTCGGCGGCTGGAAAAGGCTACGACCCGACGTCAACCGGCGGCACAAACTACGGCCCCACTTCGAAGAAATTAATCGATGCGACCAGAGCGACGATCGCCGCGCTGGAGAAGGAAAATCCTAACGCCGGCGGACCGCCGCCGATGGATTTGATCACTTCCAGCGGAAGTGGAATCGATCCCGACATCACGCCGGAGGCCGCCTACTGGGAAGCCGCCCGGGTCGCGAAAGCGCGGCATATGAGCACCGAAGAAGTGGACGCACTCGTGGCGCGGCACCTCAGAGGTCGAACCTTCGGGTTTCTAGGCGAGCCTCGCGTCAACGTGCTTGAGCTCAATCTCGCGCTGGACGGGTTGAAGCCGCAATAACGGGCTACTCGTCGCTGGATTCCGCCGATCCGGTGGCGGGCGGCGCGAGGATCAGGAGCTCGCGAGCGCCGGCATCGAGTAGACGGCGCGGAAAAGAGGGTCGTTCGAGCAAACGCGGCGCGCGCCGCGCCCCGGCGACGGCGATCGTGGTCTCGGCTCGCGAACGGGCGATCTCGAGCAAGCGCTTAGGTACGTCGTCGGCCACCTCGTCGATCCATTCCACGTTCGTCTTTCGCGCCTCAGCCCGCAGGCGTTCGACCGTCGTCGCGTCGACCCGGGAGCGCGACGACACCACGTGCGCGATCGCGAATTCGATCGCAAGTCGTGCCGCGATTCTCCCCGCACGCGGAATCATTGTGAAATCGACTTCGCGCGAGCCAATTGCCAGAAGAATCCGCTCGAAGGGCGACGCGATTCGTTCCCGGTGGCGTGCGCGCAGCGCCTCGCGCAGAGCGAGCT
This Candidatus Eremiobacterota bacterium DNA region includes the following protein-coding sequences:
- the kdpA gene encoding potassium-transporting ATPase subunit KdpA, with product MSAVGWVQAIVFFAIVVALTKPLGAYMARVFEGQRTWLSPALVPVERLAYRLCGVRENEEMTWYAYALSMLAFSLVSLAYLYVLLRTQKWLPFNPAHVDNMAPDLAWNTAVSFTTNTNWQFYSGETAMSYLAQMAGLAWHNFVSAAVGIAIAVAVVRGLVRTSVKTLGNFWVDLTRCSLYILLPISIVVAIVLVSQGMPQNFHGYASVKSIEGFAQTITQGPIASQEVIKELGTNGGGFVNANSASPSENPTPLSNFIEMLLIFALGAGLTSMYGTMVKDARQGWAIFSAMAILFFAGFTVAYWAEAAGNPIVHHLGVAGANMEGKECRFGIPASALFATVTTDTSCGAVNSVHDSFTALGGLIPLVNMQLGEVVFGGVGSGLYGMIVFVVLTVFIAGLMVGRTPELMGKKVERREVQFAILAALVTPVLSLVPTSVAAMLPAGLATLNNAGPHGFSEILYAFTSTNANNGSAFAGLGANLFYNLLTGVNMMFGRFAVAIPALALAGALAGKTAVPESAGTFSTRSPIFVALLIGVIVIVGALTFLPADSLGPIVEHLLMLRGQTY
- a CDS encoding potassium-transporting ATPase subunit F, which produces MGFDDAVGLLLTVLGLSYLVFAMLRPERF
- a CDS encoding transporter, with product MVRTAIVAVAALICGLASLPSRALAGAALSPSSPVPSPSPSPTAPSDPCGSILSIVNRPTVSTGVCTVRPGHFDVETGYTNTTTSGVGGGSSAVYPQALVRVGTADPHFDVEFGLPSHETSSVGTPAVTGWGDVSLAAKYELGYSSAADWGLYAAITYPTGSKAFTAGNAEFTGDLDGGYTISPEFSLAGTLSFNALSGPNATGLAQSYFAFIPSVELSAALPGGPSQISAEYAYYSAAGPNLGSKSLIDFVYQRVFGSHLEFDTEYGFSPTLVNGQKQHYIGAGLSFMN
- a CDS encoding ammonium transporter, which translates into the protein MPVNIGNTGFMLLCASLVMLMTPGLAFFYGGLVQRKNVLTIMMQSFMSLGWTTVLWFAFGYSESFGPDWHGIIGNPATYAFLRGVTLHTMFTGNDAGIPLVVHIAYQMMFAIITPALITGAFANRVTFKAYFWFLTGWLIFVYFPFVHMLWSPDGILAKWGCLDFAGGIVVHASAGFAALASVLYVGRRRLVENKPHNVPLIALGTGLLWFGWYGFNAGSELRVDAVTASAFLNTDIAASFAAITWLLVEWARGRQPKFIGLLTGAVAGLATITPCAGYVSPTTAVIVGIAAGVVCYYAVALKNMLGWDDALDVWGVHGVGGFLGIVLLGVFASTLWNPSGADGLLRGDPAFLGKQFTAALVCSAWAFIFTYAMLWLINLVTRVKVDEVAEERGLDVHLHGEEAYPLGV
- a CDS encoding radical SAM protein translates to MLTRAHEERAIALASCDDDGRISYDPVAVPFADGGIVREALHDELIAAPAGTLQMMLPKRSPLTAIGPIAQRNTLAVALPAGYTRLLLPAYAARRNAPPLPLFGYTFACAIGDCLYVAAMRTDESEDWQPRSFRAGELESIIERRVAREPQNRVLRQVALCSQAYGCFTAQNVFLARGEAALPVSPKCNARCIGCISEQERDADLPSPQVRIADEATAGELAAVAIAHLERVSDGIVSFGQGCEGEPLLRSITIARAIEKIRSRLQNGTINLNSNGSQPAALERCIEAGLQAVRVSLNSFRRSVYAAYYRPAGYDLDDVFGSIQLALRRGLRVSLNLLTHPGVTDDAEEMAAMERFLRDSPVSMVQTRTLNIDPALYFGSVGRPRAPIGMRRALERIREFAQVGNFTHTH
- the kdpB gene encoding potassium-transporting ATPase subunit KdpB; the encoded protein is MLTRRRLERRPKARSLFDRAIVTRAFRDSLRKLDPRWQARNPVMFVVEVGAAATTVFFLRDLLHRQASPGFDFAIAAWLWFTVLFANFAEAVAEGRGKAQADNLRRTKSDTYARLLRDYGSEERISSTALRKGDRYVVESGEVIPADGEVLEGAATVDESAITGESAPVIRESGGDRSAVTGGTRVLSDRIVVRVTANPGESFLDRMIRLVEGAQRQKTPNEIALSILLSGLTIIFLIAVATLAPFSIYAGSHQSVTVLIALLVCLIPTTIGGLLSAIGIAGMDRVMQRNVLAMSGRAVEAAGDVDTLLLDKTGTITLGNRQAVEIITAAGIDARDAARIAYLSSLADETPEGRSIVALAQQVGARDGDAPQGSVSVPFSAYTRMSGLDLADGSRIRKGAPDSVLTWVRDAGGTPTAELAPIIERIARSGGTPLLLARNTLVVGVIYLKDILKPNMTERFGRLRAMGIRTVMITGDNPLTAATIAKEAGVDDFLAEATPETKMELIKREQNSGRLVAMTGDGTNDAPALAQSDVGVAMNSGTQAAKEAANMVDLDSDPTKLIEIVEIGKQLLMTRGALTTFSIANDVAKYFAILPAMFAIAYPAMNVLNIMRLSTPQSAILSAVIFNALIIVALIPLALRGIRYEPKGANRVLFENVMLYGVGGIIVPFIGIKLIDLILTAFHLT
- the kdpC gene encoding potassium-transporting ATPase subunit KdpC, translated to MIRHLGTSLRFTVLSVVLLGLIYPLVMTGIAQALFPWQANGSMVTINGKLVGSAIIGQRWTNPRYFHGRPSAAGKGYDPTSTGGTNYGPTSKKLIDATRATIAALEKENPNAGGPPPMDLITSSGSGIDPDITPEAAYWEAARVAKARHMSTEEVDALVARHLRGRTFGFLGEPRVNVLELNLALDGLKPQ